The following DNA comes from Methanothermus fervidus DSM 2088.
TTTTATCTTTTTCTAAAAGTTTGTTTATCATTTCAGCCAAAATTTCAACATTTTCTATATCTACACCAGAATCTGGTTCATCTAACATTATAAATTCTGGGTTTTGTGCTAGAAGCTGCAATATTTCAGATCTTTTCATTTCTCCTCCTGAAAATCCTAAATTTACATCTCTACTAAGGAAATCTTTATTAAATTTTAATTTTGTTGCAAATCTATATATTTTTGGATCTAATTTTTCATCTAAAGAACAACCACTTTCTATTTTTAATAAATCAATAAGGCGCACTCCTCTTATTGCTGGTGGATTTTGAAATGCCACTCCTATTCCCATTTTAGCTCGTTCTGTAGTATTTAAATTGGTAATATCTTTGCCTTTAAACAATATTTCTCCTCTAACTACTTTATATTCTGGAAAACCAAGAATTGTTAAAAATAAAGTACTCTTTCCTGCTCCGTTTGGTCCAAGTAAAACATGAGTCTCTCCCTTACCTATATAAAGATCTACACCATTCAATATTCTTTTACCATTGACCTCTACCACAAGATCATTAATTTCGAGAAGCAATTTAGATCCTCCTATAAAATTCATTTAAATTCATCAATCAATACCTTCTCAAATAATTTTAGACATCTTTTTATTCCATGAGCTTGTCTTTCCAAAATTTTTTTGGGTTCTGAAAATCTTAAATCTGCATGAACACCAGAATCTGTTATTATTTCAGATTTATTTGTTACAATTGCTATACCACCTCTACCAACGCCTGCTGTAGTGCCTATCCCTATATCCGCATTAGTGATTCTTTTAATGGATTTAGCCATCTTAAGAGCCATTTTTTTGTCTGATTTTTCATTGTAAACTTTTATATCTCCTAAAACATGGTCAGGTGTCAATGGCTTAATTTTAAGAATTGTTTTTAATCCAGAAATCGTTGGAATAAACAATGCTGCAACTAAAGATATTTTATAGTCTTCTCTCTTTATACTCCAATCATAGTTGAGAGGATATCCTTGTGCAAATGCATGTATTTCCCTGCCAATTTTTCCATGTGTGAAACATTCTGCTGTTGCTACCCTAATCATCTAACTTCTTCCTCAAAAGTTTTAAAATATTGGCTGTAATAACATTTGCAATTCTATCAAGGACATATGGAGTTATTGGTTCCCAATCTTTTATTAATTTACCTGTACCTACAAGAATATGATTTTTCTTAATTCCTTCATTTCTTAAACCTAAAACTATTGGATTCTCTGGAGCATCTTCTATATTGAATACTTTAATTTCTTCTTCCCCAATTCCAAAGACACCCATTGTACTTATTGTATATGCACCTATTTCATGAGCTTTTTTTATGATTTTAGCTGTGATGGGTATGGTATTACCTCCTGCAATAGTAATACACACAACATCTCCATCTATAATTTCTAGATTATCCTTTGACACATAACAAGGCATGGTTTCAATTTTCTTAGAACATGGTAATCTTTTTAGGAATTCTGTTTTATATTCTCCAATTTTACCTCCTAACATCCTAAATATAAAATCTTCTTCAGAAATTTTTTGACCATCTATTGCTTTTATTATTACAGGTCCGCCTCTATGTACTTCTATTAAATTTAAAGCTATTCTAATACCTAACCTACCTAACCCAACAATAGTTACTTTACCTTTTGGATTTTTAAGTTTTTCAAGCTCTGAAATATTCATAATATGTCCCATTTTATTGGTTTGTCAGCTATATCTACTTCAATTCCTAAATTTGAAATAATTTTAGCAAGTTTGTATAGCCCTGGAAGTTCTGTGAAATAATGAGTGGCATCAATTAAAGTTAAATTTAGGTGATATGCTAAAACCATTGTTTTATAAATTAAATCACCTGAGAGATAAACATCTGCATTCTTTTCATATGCTTTTTTAACAAGACGTTCATTGCTTAAACCAAAGCCTGAAACAATTGCCACATATTCTACAATTAAATTTTTATCAAAATTAACAACTTTAACATTATCTATTGATAATTTTTCTTTGATAAGTTTTATAAATTCTGGTAAAGAAACAGCTTTTATTTTGCAAAGTCTTCCTATTCCACTATCCTCATCCAAAACATCCTTTATTTCCATATTTAATGTTTCTGCAAGAGCATCACAAGCTCCGCCTTTTACCACATCCCAATTAGAATGTATAACATAAGCAGGTATTTCTGGCTTAGACAAAGGTGGATGATGAAGAATCAGAAGATCATATTTGTTTAATTTTTTTGTTGGGACATAATCCATTGAAACCAAAACTTTTTTTACTTCTAAATTTTCAAGATCTTTACCAATAAAACCAATTTTATCCCCATCAACTGCAAGATTTTTTGGAACAATTTCTTCTATTTTTTTAAATAATTCTTTGGCCTTCATTTTATCTCAATAACTTTAGATTTTATTTTTTTAATAAATTTTTCAATTACTTTATCGCAAGATACTGGCCTCAAAGAAGACACAATAAGCGCATGTTTTTTTAATTTTTTCATGAATTTGGTGAAGTTATTTTCTTTAAATAACATTCCCTCATAAAATTCAAATGGTGACATGCAATAAAGTACGCCTTCAACATCAAAAAAATAATTCATAACATTTTTTAAAACCTCAATTGTGAGTGTCATTGTTCCAGAAGTTTTACTTTGTAGTCCATAAGTATAAAGAAAAGCCTTGTATTTGGCATTGATACTATCTATCAATCTTTTTTTACTGCCGATTTTTCTTATTGTTTTATCACTTCCGTCTGATCGTGGATCCTCAATTATAAATGCTTTTGTATAAAATTTATTTAGATTTTCTATGCCACCAATACCAGTAGTGTCTATAATTAGATCCCATTTCTTCCTTAATCCATCTAAACCAATCTTAAATTCTATATTTTTTTCTACTAAATTTATAACCTGAGGATGGATATCAACTAAAGTAATCTCTGTATTTAAATTATTGGCTAAAAAAGAACCAGTAATGTATCCACCAATTATCAGACAATTTTTTGGTTTTAATTTTTTTTCTTTGAGCCACTTTATCACTGCTTTAGTTTTAACTTCACCAATATATTTTATTATATCATGAAATGTGTATTCAGAATAATATGTTTTTACTGTTGGTGTTATACCATTTTCAACTTTCATGTTTTTCATTGAGTCCTATTCTTTTTAATGCAGTAGTCATTTCATCTTTTACAGCTTTTTCAACACTTTTTTTGTGAATTATATGTGGTGGAGATAACGCTGCACTTAATATTCTACCTTTTGAATCCATGATAACTAACATTGAACCTGAACCAGGAACACCAAGCCTTCCTCTAGCAATAACTAAATCGCAGTCAACGATATCTAATGCCATTAATGCTTTACTTATTGCTGGTGTTCTATTTAGATCACATGCATCTGTGTAGAATTTAAGATGTTTTGCTTTTTGAATTCCAAATTTCTCTAATACTTCATTTATAGCTTTTACTTTCTCTTTTGTTTTATTTGGAACAACTATATTTTTTGCATTAAGAATATATTTTTGAATTTCCTTTACTTCTTTAATTTTATCTCCCTGTCTCCTGCCTTCCACAGATTCAACATATGCTTTTTTTATTAATTTTTCCATAGTCATGCGCATCTAACATGTAACTTCAGTTCAGGTTTTAAATGTAATTCTTTAATAACACGTATTACGTCATCTAAATTTCCAACCTCTGGTGATCCTACACCTTTAACATCATGAGGATAGTTATTGGGGATAACTGTGGCTAAATTGTCAGCACCTGCCATAAGTGAATATTTAACATTTTCTGGTCCGATAGTAGGAGTAGGTACAGTTATTCTTATTTCCGGGTACATCAACCTAGTTATCGCAATAGTTTTCATTTGTTCATGTAAAGGACAAGGAGGATGATTTTCCATAGGTGTTCCTTTATATGGATTGAAACCCATGATTGGTATTTCTCCTAAAGTTTTAAAGGTTTTTAAAAATTTTAAATGCATTAACCTATCATAATATGATTCACCAATGCCTATCAATAATCCTGAAGAAAGTTCAATATTGGCTTCTGATACTAGTTTACATACTTTAATTCTATCCTCAAGGTTTTCACCAGGCTTTAAATCTTTAAATAACTTCCTGTTTATAGTTTCCAAATTACAACAAATAGTGTCGGTATCATATTTTTTCAATTTTAAAATTGTTTCCTTATTAAGATCTGAACCAACATTTATCAATAATTCAAGTGACGTGTTTTCCTTGACAATTTTGGCTGCCTTGACAGCCTGGGAACCACCATAACCATGTGCACCTGAACAGCTAACTCTTGGAATTCCTGATTTCTCTATTTTTTTTGCTGCTTCCAATATTTCATCATCAGTTTTATGAAATGGATGATAATAACCTTCTGGTGAAGTTCCTGCAGCGAAACCACAATATTTACATTTTGGAGAAATCTGACATATATTTGTGATGTGAATTGTTGAAGTTAATTTGATTGAATCCTTATATCTATCTCTAAGCTCAGAAGCAGTGTACATCAGTTCCTTGAAATCATTAGAATTCTTAATTTTAAACAATTTTAAAATTTCACAATCACTCAATTTTTTTTCTTTTAAAGCTTTTTTTAAAATGCTCTTAATCATCATCTTAGCATCACGGCTTTAAAAAATTATTCTGTTATTATTATGAATTCACCGACTTTTTCGACCCTGTGGAATGGAATGTAAAGATAATCTCCCCTTCTTTTTGCCCCTCTCAAATTTACGTTCTTTTTATCTTTTTCAACTTTAACAACAATGTCTGTTATTTTACCGGTTTTATCATTTATTATAATTTCTTCAAGGTCTCCAAGAATTCGAGCATTATTTGTGGCTACTCTATAGCCCCTAATTTCACTCCAAATTTTTTCTTCACTTTTAATTTTTGTTTTTTCCACCATTAAAACCACCAAATTTTTTGAGAAATTCAAGATCTTCAGGAGTATTGATATTCAATGCAAGTTCCAAAAGTGGAAGTTCTAACTTTTTTTCATCTTGTTTTTTATTTACAGCTTTTAATAAATTTAACCCTATTGGTATTTGTTCAGTGTTATATGGAGGGGGAATTAGCCCATATTTTTTGTAAATACTTCGTGGTACAACAACGGTTAAAGCCGGTTTATCACTTTTTTCATAAATATCTATGATCATGTTTATTGTTTTGGGTTTTACCAATGGCAAATCAGCGTTTATTACAAGTAATGTATCTCTTTTTGGAATCTTTGTAATTACATATCTTAAATCATTTACATAACCCTTTCCAGGTGTCACTATTACTCTATATCCTCTTTTTTTTATGTATTCTGTAGTTTTAGGTGTATGGACACTTGTTGCAACTATTATTTCCTTTACTCTATCAACTTTTTCTAAACATTCTATCACATGTTGTATCATTGGTTTACCATTTATATTTATGAGGGGCTTTTCTTTGAAAGATTTAAGAGATTTAAGGCGTGTTCCTTTACCGCCAGCCATCACTAAAGCCTTTAAAAATTTTAGCTAAACCCCCTCCAGATTGTTTCTTTTTATGATATTTTAATCTTTCTGCAAGTATACATCTATCTCCACGATTACCTCCTATTGGTATACGTGGTGTCCCTAAAGAATTCATACATCTAGCCATCATGGCAGCTCCAAGTGCTAAACCATCAGAAACAAATACACAATCTTCAAAATAATCGTTAACATATTCAAGAATTAATTCAGGTTTTTTACCTGTTATACCAGCCCTACCTGTTACTCCCAAAACTGAGCCATCTTCAATTATGTCTTCATTAACAGCTTCTTCCACTAATCTTTTAGCTATTAGTGCACTTACATAATCAATTGTTCCAAATAAAAGCTCTAAACCATCATTTTCATAAATTTCTTTTCCAAGTTCTGATAGTTTATGGAATTTGCTTCCATTTTTTCCTACATCACACCCGATAAGAACTGTTCCAGCATTTTCTGCAGCTTTTGGGTCTACAGGTACAGTACCAAATCTACTTCTACTTTTTGGAACTTTTCTTATGTCTATATATTTGTGGACTTCTTCTGCATATTCTTGTGCTTTTTCTGCATCATATTTACCTTTTGTAGCTTTTACATCTAATACTGCACCTAGTTTTTTATCAACAAGATTAGTACCCTTTATTATGGCATCTGGTATTGCACCAGCCAATCCACAGAAATTTCCAACAGTTTTAGCATATGGTTTTTCACTATTTACAATTCTCCCAGCTAGTGTAGTACCAAAATCCATTGATACACAAGGATTACGAAAATCAACGTCAGTCCATTTGGCACCAAGCTTTATTCCAGCAGTTACAAGTTCTCCTTCCATTTCATTTGCAACCACTTCTCTACCAGTAGGAGGAAGTACTCCAGCTACTGCACCATCAAATGCTATCTTATCTAACAAACTATAATCTTGAAATTCTTTAGGTAAATTTTCCAATGATAATGCAGGTGTCATTCTTGCTGGAGGAATGCCTGCCTTTAAACAACCCTCTGCCAATGCTTTTATCATTTTTCCAACTTCTTCTGGAGATGCAAAACCAGCTGTGACACCTGTAGATCTCACTACAAAGTGAATATCTTTTTTTATGTCTAATTTAGCTCTTTTTGCAGATTCATGTATAGTATCCTTGACCAAATCTGCCACAGATTCTTTTGTAAGTTCAACACCCCAAATTGTTTTCCCAAAAACCTTTTCACCGGGTTTTGGAGGTCTAACGTCCCGTGTCATTTTAACAGTTTTATCTAATAAATACGTTCTACTTGTTCTGAGGTTTGTAGCTGTTATTATGCATTTGGTCGTTGTGTTTCCTAACTCTACTGATGCAACAATGTAATGTACATCTGGCTCCATTGAATATCCAGAACCAACAGTTTTTTTAATAAAAGAAGTAGATTTTATTTCTTCTATTGTTTTATATTTACTTTTTGCCATAATTGGTTTAGGTCCAAACAATCTTTTTAAAAATGACAAAAAATTACCTCCAAAAAACAGAAAATAAAAATTAATTAAAAAAATAAAAAAATTAGAGAAGCTTAAAGAATGGATGCTCTTCAATAGGTTCAGTGCCTATATCTTTTACAGCTTCTGCTATAAATACATCACACATAGCACATGCTGGGAATGCCATCTTAGCGTTTTCTATTGGACCATATAATACGAAATCTCCACCTGCCATCTGTTGAATTAAATTAGATCCAACGTCACATATTGGCCATGCTTCTTTATGTTCTTTCCTGTATTCTCGTAGCCAATCCCATGCAGATGGCACGTTATGAATACCACTTCCAACTGGGTATCCCCATTTACTTTTGGCAACATATGTTGTTCTTATAGCGTTTCCAGCTCCTTGACCAAGAGGTGTTACTGCAACATCCAACAATGGTTTATCAATACCACATTCTTCTGCAATTTCTAAAAGTCCTTTATCTAATGCATCTCCACCATTTTCCCATATTGCGATTTTGCCTTCAACACTAGGATCCATTGCATTAAATCCAAGGACAATTGATGCTGATACATCAGTTTCTTTTAGTGCATCAAATTCTTTTTCTTCTCCTGACATGTTAATTGAATTATAAATAGCGCGATCTGCTACTCCTATTTCATCTACATACTTTGCACCAGCTATTCTAGCATCAGCTGATGTTGAATCTATAAGAAATGGTACGTCTGTGACATCTGCAACAAATTCTAAGTATTTAACTATTGCATCTTCTGTTGCACCAAAAACTTGTACAAGATGGGGATTTCCTGTTGTGTCAGACATCTCTTCTTGGATCTTTATTAGTTCTTCTGCCTTATCCTTATCGAATACACCTTTTTTCTCATCTTCAATGATGCTATGACCACCATAAAATATAGTTCCAGCTAATACTGTTGGATATTCACCAGGTTGTCCACCAATTTTTACTCCTGCGATATCAAGAACAATTTGTTCTTTATCAAATCTAAACATGTTGATTAAACCTCCTTTAACTTTTTTAAATTCTAAGTAATAATCTCACTGCTGGAAGTGCAAAGAAAATTATTAAAATTATTATACCTAAGATAACACCATAAGCTATTCCAATGTCTCTGCCAATTTGTTGTCCTAACCTTTCAAAATATTCTCCAGCTGCAAAGTCAACTTTCTTTTCCATTTCATCAAGTCTTTCATCTATTTTATTGTATTCATCTACTGAGACTAATACACGAGGTATTGTGGTTCCTTCATCATCATTATTTGTCAATATATCATCCTCCTAAAGCTCTAAAAACGGCGACAATACCTATTAAAATTACAGCAAGTAAAATACCATAGATCAATCCAGGAATTCTTGTTTGTATTAATCCTGAAAATACTCTTCCTTCTCTTGCAATCAACTGAACCCTATAGCAAATATCATCTGTTGTTTTTTTCACGCCTTTAATATTTGGTTTATTAGATAATGATATTGCCAAGAAATACACCCCCTCAAATTAGAAGTATAAATCCTATTAAAAGTGTAAGTGCAAGACCTATACCAGTACCTTGAATTTTTCCTGCATACATTCCTGCCCACATTCTCTGTATTCCTCCGACCATCATTATTTGTGTCTGCATATCTCTAATTCTTGCTTCAATTAAAGCTGTCTCTGGTGAAATTGGATTTATTTTCTCTGCTTCCCCTTCTTCTTCCTCTTCTTCAACCTTTACTACCATTGCTTCCTCTTCAAAAGCCCCTGGATCCTTCTCTATGCATTCCTTAACCTTTTCCTTTATCTGATCAGCATCCTCAACATCTATCAAATCAACAATCTCAACCTGTTTCTGGAATCTCTCCAATGCTTCCTCTGGTAAATTCTCTATGTAAGGTATTGCTCCCTTTGCACCAATTATCTTCTTTTTATCATCAACGCCATTCTTATGTAGTGCTTTTATACTTTGTCCAGTTATATGCCCTTGAACCTCTGAACCACATAAAACTAGGAATCTTATGTTTGGATTTGAGATTATATTTGCTATTACCTTCTCTATTCCTAAATTCTCTGTCTTGCAAGGCCCAGCTATTGCAGCTCCTGCATCTATTGGTATATCTTCTATATGTGATGCTAATGTTACTGCTGCAACAGGACTTTCAGGATCTCCAACAATATAATCTCCACTAACTACTGGCCATCCTTCTGCTGGTTCTTTTTTCTCAGCCAAAATCATACACCTCCAAATTTAAGTAAAATTAAAGCGAAAACTATCAATCCAAATACAAATCCATATATCATGTTTGTAATTTTTCCCTGAGTTATATAGATACCTTCTCTTCCTGGATATGACTCTGGAGGAATTGTATTGGGATCTAAAGAATTATAAAGATTATCCACAGCCACCTCCAATTTATCCAACTCTTTATTTAAATCGTCCATTGAAAGAACAATTACATCTCTTCCAAGTGCAGTACTAATGACACCAGCTGATGGATCCAAAGCTAAATTAAATTCAGGTGCTACATGAATGAAAGGAAGCATTTCCATTTTTATACAACCTCCAAGTGTTTTATAATCTATTGTTCTTCTTCAGGCCACCAGCCTGTTCTTTGTACTATTGTGTTCTCGAATACATCCTTGACAAACATTTTCATAGATATTGCCCAGCCAACAGCTGCAACTAGTGAAATTAGCCACCAATATGGATTCTTTATTATGGAGAGTATGCCTACAATTGCCATCATTGCAAATCCTGCTGCTAATGCACATTTCAATGTTCTGTATTGATCTTCATTTGGACCTAAGCAGGCATTAAATGGATGTTGAATTGCCATTGCACACATAAAGTATAAGGCAGGCATATAACCTGTGAGAAGTGTTGGATTAAGTAATCCTGACCCTGTCATTAAATAACTACCTGCTATAGCTGATGAAAATGCTAAAACAGATAACACACTAGCTCCAGCTAACTCTGTCGTACATTGTACAAATATAGGTATTTCCATTTTTATGAAAACTCTACCTACAATTCCAGAAACTGCACCTATGATTAATGCAATTATTAAAGCTGCAATAGGTGCTAATAATGAAGGTATCGCTTTAGATAGTAGTGGAACTGAGACACCCATTATAGTTGATAATAAACCTACCGCACCTAACATTGCTCCAATTGATGGTACTCCAGTACCTAATCCGTAACTTGCAACCCTTCTTACTGCATCGGCACCCCAGAAAATTGCACATACACCACCAAGACCTGCAATTACAGGACCAACCACTGGAATACCTGAAAGATAAATTCCTATTAAACCACCTATTGTTCCAAAAGCTATCAAACGAATAGGTGGTATTTCTACCTCAGCCACTTTAGTAGGCGCACCATGTCCACCAGTAGCGGGTGCTACCATTAAAATGCACCTCCTTTAGCAATTATTAGTGTTAATATAGCTATCACAAATGATACTATTAAACTACCTACAATTCCACGAGGTAAACGGTGTATTTTAGGATCCCAAAGTCCTTCTGTTGTACCTCCAATGTTATAGGATGCTAAAACTGCATTAACAAAGAACATTCCAAGAGCATATGCCACAGCAATTGCTTTAGCACCAAGATCTCCAAAATATGGTATTGTCACTAAAGCATGATATAATGCCCAATATACTAATGCTCCACCAACTCCACCAAGGAAAGCTCCCATGGCTCCACTTATGTAAGCTGATGTAGGTGCTCCATGTCCTTCTGTACCTGGTGTAACATATTTCTCTTGATTCCAACCAGTAATTGGATCTTTTTTTCTCTTAGCAATTGTTGGCACTGATCCAATACCATACACAAGACAAATGTTTGTGAAAAGTCCTGTCAACGTAATCATGACTGATGCACCAATGCCTCCTGCAAGTAGAATCATCCAGAGAGGTTTTTTCAATGCCATTCCTGCAACAATTAAACCTGTCATTGATGCACCAGCTGCAAGTTGGGTTGTACCTGTTGGTATTCCTGAAGATGTTGCCATTGCTCCTGATGCTCCACCAACAGGTACTAAATGAACTCCAGCAAAAACAGACATTCCACCTAGAGTTAAAGCTGCAACCAAAGTTATAGGATCTATCAATTTACTCCCTCCTGTATGGTCCATACTTTTCTCTTGCATGTTTTTCTAATCTATTATTTATTACTATCAACAATATTACGAAAAGAAATGCTGCAAGTATACTCCATTTTTCAAACACTATATCGAACCAAAATGTGAAAAGCACTATTAATCCAAATGCCATTCCTGTTATAGGAGATCCATATTTAACTGTGAAATTACCTACTTCCATAGGACTTCTAGCTCCAAGCACTCCCTTTCTTGTTATATCTCCATGACTAGCTACTGGTATTCCTCCTCCAAATTTTTTATGTACGAACTCCGCTTCTGCTCCATAGTATACATCGCCAACTGCTGAACCTATTGCACCTATAGTCATTCCCCATATCATCCCAATGACAGGTATTGGGAATGGATGTGCAAATCCCTTTACAGGTAAAGTCATTAAGTATGCTACTCCAGTTATACAGAAAAATACTATAAATGCATGTCCAGCTATTGGTCCTAAGTTCTCTGTTAACATATCTAAAAATACTGGTTGATTAAAAGTAGCTGATCCAGATACTCTACCTAAATATGCAGTTGTTGAATATGCTAACCATATAAGTGTTGTAATTGCTGCACCTATTGCCAGTGCAATAACTGCAGGAAGATGTAGATATAACATTGCAACTGTTATTGCCCCAGATACTCCACAAAATGTACCATATGCAAATGGTTCTCCAGCTATTGCCTTATTAAAAAATCTATGTAAATTACCCATCTGCGGTGCTAACTGTACTTGTGAATTTGGGTTACTTTGTGATCCTATATTGGTCTCTACATCCTCAATTGTTTGTCCTATAATTGCAGAAGCTGTTGTAAGTGCCAAAATACCTAAACTAGCCACTGCGGGGTCCATATCATTCCTCCTTTTAACTTTATTAACTAAGTTATTACTTACTAATTCTTTAAAAAGTTTTCGGAAAAAATAGAAAAGAAAAAATCAAAAAATTTTGAATTATGTTAAGAATTTATTTACCAGCAGGCCTTATTAAGTCTCTTTCACCCTCTGGCTCAAATTCACGTAATGCTCCTTTAGCAAATTCGCCACGTGGATTTGTCCAATCGAATGGTAGATTGTCATCTGCAAATGCAACTTTAACCAATGGATTTAGACAATAGGCATCTCCTCTTGCAATATGTGCTGCCTGAACTATACCTGCATATTCTCCTAGATGACCAACATTCATTGCATAGTTTGGATAGTTAGGTCCACGTAGTTCAGCTGGTAATCCTTCATCACTTCTAATTGAATATGTGTTTGCAGCTCCACATTGGTCTTGTAAGTCATAGCCATAGAATCCTAGTCTTGCATGACATTCTTTATGTAGTATTTGTGATAAGTACCAACCACTTAATCCTGCTTGAGCATTGCCTGCTGCAAAGGCTGTTGAACATCCAGATGCAGCTGCAGCAATCGCTGCTCTTTGTGAACCTCCAAAGTGATCTTCCATTAATGTTGGATATTCTTCATATTGTTCAAGACTGTAAAGTGTAACTTCGGTTGCTACATCAAGTATTGTGTCGAAATCATGTGGTGCCTCTGCTAGTCCACCATATTTGTCTTCTACGTATTCTTTACCATAGTATGTGAAATCATCAAGTATGTTGTCGGTATACGATGCTGTAGCATATTGTGTGAATCCTACTCCACCTGACATGTAAGATCCTAGCCATATTTGGTCATATAGCATTGCTCCAGAAGCTACTACATCTAATGCCACTCTCACAGGGTCTTCATAATGTACTCTGCTACTCTGGACAATGTCTGCTAGAAATCCAAATGGTACTCCTCCTGGTTCATTTTCACCTCTAGCTCTTCTAACAGGTAGAAATGTACCTAAATGTATAACTTCTGCATGTTTTGCAGCATATGCGAAATCTGCCGTTGCAGCTTCTCCAGCAGCTTGTTTATATGCAGAAATCATTGACATTCCTATTTGCATTGCTGACCATCTTGATGTAGTTGCACCATCACAAGTTCTAGAAACTATTGTTGGAATTCTAACTGCTTGCCATATAGAATCTCCAATAGCTTTTTTCAATTGCTCAGCTTGGTGTTCTGGGAACTGTTTGTTTATATCTATTAAATAACAGGATTCTATTTCATCTGCTAATTCATCGTTACCTGTAAATACTT
Coding sequences within:
- a CDS encoding tetrahydromethanopterin S-methyltransferase, subunit D (COGs: COG4060 Tetrahydromethanopterin S-methyltransferase subunit D~InterPro IPR005779~KEGG: mth:MTH1162 tetrahydromethanopterin S-methyltransferase subunit D~PFAM: Tetrahydromethanopterin S-methyltransferase subunit D~PRIAM: Tetrahydromethanopterin S-methyltransferase~SPTR: O27230 Tetrahydromethanopterin S-methyltransferase subunit D~TIGRFAM: tetrahydromethanopterin S-methyltransferase, subunit D~PFAM: Tetrahydromethanopterin S-methyltransferase, subunit D~TIGRFAM: N5-methyltetrahydromethanopterin:coenzyme M methyltransferase subunit D), whose translation is MDHTGGSKLIDPITLVAALTLGGMSVFAGVHLVPVGGASGAMATSSGIPTGTTQLAAGASMTGLIVAGMALKKPLWMILLAGGIGASVMITLTGLFTNICLVYGIGSVPTIAKRKKDPITGWNQEKYVTPGTEGHGAPTSAYISGAMGAFLGGVGGALVYWALYHALVTIPYFGDLGAKAIAVAYALGMFFVNAVLASYNIGGTTEGLWDPKIHRLPRGIVGSLIVSFVIAILTLIIAKGGAF
- a CDS encoding tetrahydromethanopterin S-methyltransferase, subunit E (COGs: COG4059 Tetrahydromethanopterin S-methyltransferase subunit E~InterPro IPR005780~KEGG: mth:MTH1163 tetrahydromethanopterin S-methyltransferase subunit E~PFAM: Tetrahydromethanopterin S-methyltransferase, subunit E~PRIAM: Tetrahydromethanopterin S-methyltransferase~SPTR: Q49176 Tetrahydromethanopterin S-methyltransferase subunit E~TIGRFAM: tetrahydromethanopterin S-methyltransferase, subunit E~PFAM: Tetrahydromethanopterin S-methyltransferase, subunit E~TIGRFAM: N5-methyltetrahydromethanopterin:coenzyme M methyltransferase subunit E), with the translated sequence MDPAVASLGILALTTASAIIGQTIEDVETNIGSQSNPNSQVQLAPQMGNLHRFFNKAIAGEPFAYGTFCGVSGAITVAMLYLHLPAVIALAIGAAITTLIWLAYSTTAYLGRVSGSATFNQPVFLDMLTENLGPIAGHAFIVFFCITGVAYLMTLPVKGFAHPFPIPVIGMIWGMTIGAIGSAVGDVYYGAEAEFVHKKFGGGIPVASHGDITRKGVLGARSPMEVGNFTVKYGSPITGMAFGLIVLFTFWFDIVFEKWSILAAFLFVILLIVINNRLEKHAREKYGPYRRE